The following coding sequences are from one Methanococcoides orientis window:
- a CDS encoding carboxypeptidase regulatory-like domain-containing protein: MKNARRIFNDERAIELPINIVVMLVVGMVALAALIAIIPPPTKNMAVNIDEAGLQGTIPGAGNTIVVDAVTAQNPLTIIVKITATDPDGNPVRNANAVLRGLGGVASNTTDINGETTLITTAAQVEMGANQNEGTMDLTIAADGFYDYEKKDAVMVIKTK; this comes from the coding sequence ATGAAAAACGCGAGAAGAATCTTTAATGATGAAAGAGCGATAGAGCTACCCATCAATATTGTAGTTATGCTTGTCGTCGGAATGGTCGCACTTGCAGCACTGATAGCAATTATCCCGCCACCCACAAAGAATATGGCTGTGAACATCGATGAAGCAGGCCTTCAGGGAACTATCCCGGGTGCAGGAAACACAATTGTAGTGGATGCAGTAACCGCACAGAACCCGCTGACCATCATAGTCAAGATCACGGCCACGGACCCTGACGGAAATCCGGTCCGTAATGCCAACGCAGTCTTGCGAGGTCTTGGTGGCGTGGCAAGCAATACCACTGACATCAACGGTGAGACCACACTAATTACAACCGCTGCACAGGTAGAAATGGGTGCTAACCAGAACGAAGGTACAATGGACCTTACAATTGCAGCCGATGGTTTCTACGATTACGAGAAGAAAGATGCAGTGATGGTCATCAAGACAAAATGA
- the hisH gene encoding imidazole glycerol phosphate synthase subunit HisH codes for MKKIVIIDYGLGNLRSVQKGLEHAGAEVTISKDPADLESADGVILPGVGAFSDAMKNIVPFLDGIHSYVASGKPILGICLGQQMLMSHSEEGGLNDGLDLVPGKVLRFPHSELKVPHMGWNALSIEQDHPFYEGIEDGAFVYFVHSYYVDTDATHTLASCDYGVKFAASVVNSTGNVIGTQFHPEKSGDIGLKMLENFVGMC; via the coding sequence ATGAAAAAGATAGTGATAATTGATTATGGGCTTGGCAACCTCCGCAGTGTCCAGAAAGGTCTGGAACATGCAGGTGCGGAAGTGACCATATCAAAGGACCCTGCAGATCTCGAAAGTGCAGATGGTGTCATCCTTCCGGGCGTCGGGGCTTTTTCCGATGCGATGAAGAACATCGTTCCTTTCCTTGATGGCATACACAGTTACGTGGCTTCTGGAAAGCCGATCCTTGGTATTTGCTTAGGGCAGCAGATGCTCATGAGCCATTCAGAAGAAGGCGGGCTCAATGATGGGCTTGATCTTGTTCCCGGCAAGGTTCTCCGCTTCCCACACAGCGAACTGAAGGTCCCACACATGGGCTGGAACGCTCTTTCCATCGAGCAGGACCATCCTTTCTATGAGGGAATAGAAGATGGTGCATTCGTTTATTTTGTACATTCATATTATGTGGATACTGATGCTACCCACACTCTCGCTTCATGTGATTATGGTGTGAAGTTCGCAGCATCAGTTGTTAATTCCACAGGCAACGTTATCGGAACACAGTTCCATCCTGAAAAAAGTGGTGATATCGGCCTGAAGATGCTTGAGAATTTTGTAGGTATGTGCTGA
- a CDS encoding AIR synthase-related protein yields MDIEGYARKGLRKNDPELEDKLTERILEIKDTTPEHARSLAKAAIVEAKATLNVEGDVLTSTVSGVSMGEFGVGSRGLGDFYAHEKLAEVIGKTSAAVDTSHLDDSGAILNETGNGYIIITIDGIHSRLSDFPFLAGFHVARASLRDVYVMGSRPVALLSDIHVADDGDVAKIFDHIAGITTVSELTGIPLVTGSTLRIGGDMDIGERMTGGVGAVGTATDLTARIQTQVGDVILMSEGAGGGTVSTAALYYEMHDVVDETINIKFLEACEALIASGLTKHVHAMTDVTNGGIRGDAKEISRTAGVKLVFDESKMRPLVNPKVLDMLEKLEIDYLGVSLDALLVIAPREYADDIMKTVRDAGVEIDIIGEVVEGSGAEINIDGKMCDFTPRFRESAYTPIKKMIGDTEPRDFEEMKLAVDNAANEAIDKKRKVIEMIKGK; encoded by the coding sequence ATGGATATAGAAGGCTATGCAAGAAAAGGACTTCGAAAGAATGATCCTGAACTTGAGGACAAACTGACAGAACGTATACTTGAGATAAAGGACACAACCCCTGAACACGCCAGGTCACTTGCAAAAGCAGCTATTGTAGAGGCAAAGGCCACACTTAATGTCGAAGGCGATGTGCTGACATCAACTGTCTCCGGTGTGAGCATGGGTGAATTTGGTGTAGGTTCCCGTGGACTGGGGGATTTCTACGCACATGAGAAGCTCGCAGAGGTCATTGGAAAGACCAGTGCAGCGGTTGATACATCCCATCTTGACGATTCAGGTGCTATCCTGAACGAGACCGGGAATGGGTATATAATTATTACAATTGATGGGATACACTCTCGTCTTAGCGATTTTCCTTTCCTTGCAGGTTTCCACGTGGCCCGTGCATCCCTGCGTGATGTGTACGTGATGGGTTCCCGTCCTGTGGCGCTCCTGTCCGACATCCACGTTGCCGATGATGGCGATGTTGCCAAGATCTTTGACCACATTGCGGGAATTACAACGGTGTCCGAACTTACAGGCATCCCTCTTGTAACGGGAAGCACTCTCCGTATCGGCGGCGATATGGATATCGGTGAGCGTATGACCGGTGGTGTTGGTGCAGTTGGTACGGCCACAGACCTTACAGCCCGCATTCAGACACAGGTTGGAGATGTTATTCTTATGAGCGAGGGTGCAGGCGGTGGGACAGTTTCCACTGCAGCGCTTTATTACGAGATGCATGATGTGGTTGATGAGACCATCAACATCAAATTCCTCGAAGCATGCGAGGCCCTGATCGCATCCGGTCTGACAAAGCATGTGCATGCAATGACAGATGTGACCAACGGTGGTATCCGTGGGGATGCAAAAGAGATCTCACGAACTGCAGGTGTCAAGCTTGTCTTCGATGAGTCGAAGATGCGTCCGCTTGTCAATCCGAAAGTTCTCGATATGTTGGAAAAGCTGGAGATCGACTACCTTGGCGTATCACTTGATGCATTGCTCGTTATCGCTCCAAGGGAATATGCAGACGATATTATGAAGACTGTCAGGGACGCAGGCGTTGAGATCGACATCATCGGAGAAGTTGTCGAAGGCAGCGGTGCAGAGATAAACATTGATGGAAAAATGTGTGATTTCACCCCGCGCTTCAGGGAATCAGCTTACACCCCTATCAAAAAGATGATCGGAGATACAGAGCCAAGGGACTTTGAAGAGATGAAGCTTGCAGTGGATAATGCTGCAAATGAAGCCATTGATAAGAAAAGAAAAGTTATAGAAATGATAAAAGGGAAGTAA
- a CDS encoding NfeD family protein — translation MLKKPSPLIPFLFLALILLLLSPACASAEDKVLVLELSDSITPVSDDLVVDALLVAEQEGYEALVITLNTPGGGVDETLRIIEAIDQSEIPVIGYVYPGGTKAWSAGTLILLGTDVAAMAPFTVIGSAQPVTVSTGGVEPVEDDKIVNALVALAKEKANQHGRNETAAEKFITENLNLNAEEALETGVIEYVATDVEDLLEQVDGETIKGKELNTSGATIDTYVPNLRLSFMNIISDPVISSLLIMLGIYGIVIGISNPGAGAEIFGVVAISLGLIGTGFDVNIAAIFLIILGVILFVLELQAPGVGIFGISGLICLIAGSIFLVPTDFPRWYTPADVQQTMIIAIVTPTIVMGLLFVFVFYKVLEVRHRKPVIGEEPTGDLAEAIDKFDADSEGFVRYKGEYWKARSEDDLEEGDTVMITDKKGPLLFVKKSE, via the coding sequence ATGTTGAAAAAGCCATCACCTCTTATTCCTTTTTTATTTTTAGCATTGATATTATTATTGCTGAGCCCTGCCTGTGCTTCCGCAGAAGATAAAGTTCTAGTACTGGAACTATCCGATTCGATCACACCGGTATCTGATGACCTTGTAGTTGATGCACTTTTGGTAGCAGAACAGGAAGGATATGAAGCACTTGTTATAACCCTCAACACCCCTGGAGGCGGGGTCGATGAAACCCTAAGGATCATTGAAGCCATAGACCAGTCAGAGATCCCGGTGATAGGCTATGTTTACCCCGGCGGAACAAAAGCGTGGTCTGCAGGAACACTGATCCTTCTTGGAACTGATGTTGCTGCAATGGCACCCTTTACGGTCATTGGTTCTGCACAGCCGGTCACTGTTTCCACAGGAGGGGTCGAACCTGTGGAAGATGACAAGATAGTGAACGCCCTTGTGGCACTTGCAAAAGAGAAGGCAAATCAGCACGGACGTAATGAGACCGCGGCTGAGAAGTTCATTACCGAGAACCTCAACCTCAATGCCGAGGAAGCACTGGAAACAGGAGTCATCGAATATGTTGCCACAGATGTTGAAGACCTACTTGAACAGGTGGATGGGGAGACAATAAAGGGTAAGGAGCTGAACACCAGCGGTGCTACCATTGATACATATGTTCCAAACCTCAGGCTGAGCTTTATGAATATAATCTCAGATCCTGTGATATCATCACTACTGATAATGCTTGGAATATACGGTATCGTTATCGGAATTTCAAACCCTGGAGCAGGAGCTGAGATCTTTGGTGTCGTAGCTATCTCGCTGGGACTTATAGGAACAGGTTTTGATGTGAATATCGCAGCAATATTCCTGATAATCCTGGGGGTGATACTATTCGTTCTCGAATTGCAGGCGCCGGGAGTTGGTATATTCGGAATATCGGGACTGATATGTTTGATAGCAGGAAGTATTTTCCTGGTACCCACAGATTTCCCGCGCTGGTATACACCTGCAGACGTTCAGCAGACAATGATCATTGCGATCGTTACACCTACGATAGTAATGGGATTGCTGTTCGTGTTCGTATTTTACAAAGTGCTGGAGGTCAGACATCGAAAACCGGTTATCGGTGAAGAGCCAACAGGGGACCTTGCCGAAGCCATCGATAAGTTCGATGCCGACTCGGAAGGATTTGTAAGATACAAGGGTGAATACTGGAAAGCAAGATCAGAAGACGACCTGGAAGAAGGTGATACTGTAATGATCACCGACAAAAAAGGACCGCTCCTCTTTGTGAAAAAGAGTGAGTGA
- a CDS encoding slipin family protein has translation MIEEYIIPILVIGVIILTQALKMVKEYERVVIFRLGRLSGVKGPGLFLIIPIIDTVMKVDLRVVTIDVPKQAVITKDNVTVAVDAVIYYKVLKPDAAITEVENFKFATSMLSQTTLRDVIGQIELDQLLSERETINKDIQELLDISTDPWGIKVTGVTLRDVSIDDTMLRAIAKQAEAEREKRSRIILAEGEFMAAQKMKDAAQLYQDIPVALKLRELQTIAEVAREKNLIVVTSSTEIGEIAALSTAFGKK, from the coding sequence ATGATAGAAGAATACATAATACCTATACTTGTAATTGGAGTTATCATCTTAACTCAAGCGCTCAAAATGGTCAAAGAATACGAGCGAGTCGTTATTTTTAGATTGGGACGACTTAGCGGAGTAAAGGGACCAGGACTTTTCCTTATCATCCCTATCATCGATACAGTGATGAAGGTTGATCTGCGAGTTGTAACTATTGACGTTCCAAAACAGGCAGTCATCACAAAAGATAATGTTACTGTGGCTGTTGATGCTGTTATTTACTATAAGGTCCTCAAACCTGATGCTGCAATCACAGAGGTCGAGAACTTCAAGTTCGCAACATCCATGCTTTCCCAGACAACCCTCAGGGATGTTATCGGGCAGATTGAACTTGACCAGCTCCTATCAGAACGTGAGACCATCAATAAGGACATACAGGAGTTGCTCGATATTTCCACAGACCCATGGGGAATCAAGGTCACGGGAGTCACTCTGAGAGATGTGAGCATCGATGATACCATGCTTCGTGCAATTGCAAAGCAGGCAGAAGCCGAAAGGGAAAAGCGTTCACGCATAATTCTTGCGGAGGGTGAGTTCATGGCTGCACAAAAGATGAAAGATGCTGCACAGCTCTACCAGGACATACCTGTAGCTCTCAAACTAAGGGAACTGCAGACCATTGCCGAAGTTGCACGTGAAAAGAACCTCATAGTAGTAACAAGTTCAACGGAGATCGGAGAGATCGCTGCACTTTCCACCGCATTCGGTAAGAAATAA
- a CDS encoding DHH family phosphoesterase — MREECTECGGKGYEVLSTEKCPECKGAGKSKSVNLMSLSQKDVNSFLKDGSVCPKCGGSGEIEVRKTCTACNGKGAFYKCDICGKSIDGPINGKEACSTCGKVDIVHVLDNSCNQDELEVGKMYRATVNNLANFGVFVDLNSNLRGLIHSSNLSTPLEAGATVVVEVKEVRRDGKMDLIPRQVKDFNIVEVEKEIPIRKSIELDKFIGKLIKVEGEVIQVKQTGGPTIFTISDEEGLISCAAFERAGERAYPEIDADMIITGTGEVTSRADRLQVEVKSMKRLTGAKEEAVKKRIDEVLDKRAEPSEIEFLVESEILEKLRPAMRQVTKEIKKAIMRSKPILLRHHADADGMTAAVAIERAILPMIREINGPDAEYHYYKRAPSKAPFYEMPDVTKDISYALEDAARHGQKLPLVVMVDNGSTEEDVPAMRQAQVYGIDMVVVDHHHPDEIVDQYLLGHVNPAHVGGDFGMTAGMLATEVARMINPDVTDEIKHLPAIAATGDRSEAGEAEAYKQLVADKYSQKDLKDIALALDFEAYWLKFSSGKGIVDDLMDLGDKTRHKKIVNLLCEQANTMIDEQLTACMPNVKSQDLPNGAVLNVLDVENYAHKFTFPAPGKTSGEVHDRMCQKLEGRPVITIGYGPDFAVIRSKGVLMNIPQMVRELHEEIVGAGVNGGGHLVVGSIKFVEGMRSEVLSKLVEKIGSVGVE; from the coding sequence ATGAGAGAAGAGTGTACTGAATGTGGAGGAAAAGGATATGAAGTTCTCTCCACTGAGAAATGTCCTGAATGTAAAGGCGCGGGAAAATCAAAGTCTGTTAACCTCATGAGCCTTTCACAAAAGGACGTGAACAGTTTTTTGAAAGATGGTTCAGTTTGCCCGAAATGCGGTGGAAGCGGGGAAATTGAAGTAAGAAAAACATGCACGGCATGCAATGGCAAAGGTGCCTTCTATAAATGTGATATATGTGGAAAATCCATTGATGGTCCTATCAATGGAAAGGAAGCTTGCAGTACCTGTGGTAAGGTGGATATCGTTCATGTGCTGGACAATTCCTGCAATCAGGATGAGCTTGAAGTCGGGAAGATGTACCGTGCTACTGTGAACAACCTTGCGAACTTCGGTGTTTTCGTAGATCTGAATTCCAACCTTCGCGGTCTGATACACTCGAGCAATCTTAGTACTCCTCTTGAGGCAGGAGCTACTGTTGTCGTTGAAGTTAAGGAAGTTCGTCGTGATGGCAAGATGGACCTGATCCCAAGGCAGGTCAAGGATTTCAACATCGTGGAAGTTGAAAAGGAAATACCTATCAGGAAGTCTATAGAGCTCGATAAGTTCATTGGTAAACTTATCAAGGTAGAGGGTGAGGTCATACAGGTCAAACAGACTGGTGGCCCTACTATATTTACAATATCTGATGAGGAAGGTCTCATTTCCTGTGCCGCCTTTGAGCGAGCAGGAGAGCGTGCCTATCCGGAGATCGATGCCGATATGATAATAACCGGTACAGGGGAAGTAACATCCCGTGCTGACAGGCTTCAGGTAGAGGTCAAGAGCATGAAACGTCTCACCGGTGCAAAGGAGGAAGCTGTCAAAAAGCGGATCGATGAAGTGCTTGACAAAAGAGCGGAACCTTCAGAGATCGAATTCCTTGTAGAAAGCGAGATACTTGAAAAGCTCAGGCCTGCAATGCGCCAGGTGACCAAGGAGATCAAGAAGGCTATAATGAGGTCAAAACCTATCCTTCTTCGCCATCATGCTGATGCCGACGGAATGACCGCAGCAGTAGCCATCGAGAGGGCTATCCTTCCGATGATCAGGGAGATAAACGGACCTGATGCAGAATATCATTATTACAAGCGTGCACCATCCAAAGCACCATTCTACGAAATGCCGGATGTTACCAAGGATATATCCTATGCACTCGAAGATGCTGCCAGACATGGGCAGAAACTTCCACTGGTTGTCATGGTGGACAATGGTTCCACAGAAGAGGATGTACCAGCCATGAGGCAGGCACAGGTCTATGGCATAGACATGGTTGTCGTAGATCACCATCATCCGGATGAGATCGTTGACCAGTACCTTCTCGGTCATGTGAACCCTGCACACGTTGGCGGGGATTTCGGAATGACCGCGGGAATGCTTGCAACAGAAGTTGCACGTATGATCAATCCTGATGTGACGGATGAGATCAAGCACCTGCCTGCAATTGCTGCGACAGGGGACCGCTCCGAAGCAGGTGAAGCAGAGGCTTATAAGCAACTGGTTGCTGATAAATATTCTCAGAAAGACCTCAAGGACATTGCACTGGCACTTGACTTTGAAGCATACTGGCTCAAATTCAGTAGTGGAAAAGGCATTGTGGATGACCTCATGGATCTTGGTGATAAGACCAGGCATAAGAAGATCGTGAACTTGCTCTGTGAACAGGCAAATACCATGATCGATGAGCAGTTGACCGCATGCATGCCTAACGTCAAATCCCAGGACCTGCCAAACGGTGCAGTCCTAAACGTCCTGGATGTTGAGAACTATGCACATAAGTTCACTTTCCCTGCACCAGGCAAGACCTCAGGTGAAGTGCATGACCGCATGTGCCAGAAACTTGAAGGACGTCCGGTCATCACTATCGGATACGGCCCTGATTTTGCTGTGATCCGCTCAAAAGGTGTTCTTATGAACATCCCACAGATGGTACGCGAGCTTCATGAGGAGATCGTGGGTGCCGGTGTTAACGGTGGCGGACACCTTGTGGTTGGAAGTATCAAGTTCGTAGAAGGGATGCGTTCTGAGGTGCTTTCCAAACTGGTGGAAAAGATCGGTTCTGTGGGAGTGGAGTGA
- a CDS encoding orotate phosphoribosyltransferase-like protein, with product MNNIEEMIQKAVELQANGLVTGQIANELNVSRETVTWLLTRSKKDVVAPAPKDISVNWSSIGQSSFRLKCVSQALCDMVAESLEKTDQLADVVIGIGLSGIPIATIMSEELGLEFGIFHDYDDQKEKSRQRGIFSRNFADVRGKNCIIVDDVVSSGATITDVVEQLREVDANPVAIAVILDKMNSDSIANVPMSSLVRITRVD from the coding sequence ATGAACAATATAGAAGAAATGATCCAGAAAGCAGTTGAATTGCAAGCTAACGGCCTTGTCACAGGCCAGATAGCAAACGAGCTCAACGTATCCCGGGAAACCGTCACATGGCTTTTGACACGTTCAAAGAAGGACGTCGTTGCTCCTGCACCAAAGGACATCTCCGTGAACTGGAGCAGCATCGGACAGAGTTCTTTCAGGCTCAAATGTGTATCACAGGCACTCTGTGATATGGTTGCAGAGTCACTTGAGAAGACCGATCAGTTAGCTGACGTCGTGATAGGGATCGGGCTTAGCGGAATACCTATCGCTACAATAATGTCAGAAGAACTCGGACTTGAATTCGGTATTTTCCACGACTATGATGACCAGAAAGAAAAGAGTCGTCAGAGAGGCATCTTTAGCAGGAACTTCGCCGATGTAAGAGGAAAGAACTGCATAATCGTAGATGATGTTGTCTCATCGGGTGCTACTATCACAGACGTGGTGGAACAACTTCGCGAAGTAGATGCAAATCCTGTCGCCATAGCTGTAATTCTGGACAAGATGAACTCAGATTCAATAGCCAATGTACCAATGAGCTCACTGGTACGTATCACACGTGTGGACTGA
- a CDS encoding NOB1 family endonuclease, whose amino-acid sequence MTFYITDSAVFIYGYDGNPSEFITVPTVRNEMKSQEALMRFEIACETGTRVEQPDPDIRKKVVSLAKETRDVEELSDTDIDILAKAFEYKEDSILLTDDYAVQNVASVLGIEFKPIAQKKIRDVLVWGKKCTACRRKFDEGEECPVCGSPLKKVRKRKL is encoded by the coding sequence ATGACATTCTATATTACAGACTCCGCAGTTTTTATCTATGGTTATGATGGCAACCCTTCAGAATTCATAACAGTACCTACTGTCAGGAATGAGATGAAGAGTCAGGAAGCCCTTATGCGATTTGAGATCGCCTGTGAGACAGGTACCCGGGTGGAACAGCCTGACCCTGACATCAGGAAAAAGGTGGTTTCGCTTGCCAAAGAGACGCGTGACGTCGAGGAGCTTTCGGATACAGACATCGATATCCTCGCAAAGGCATTTGAATACAAAGAGGACTCTATCCTGCTAACAGATGATTATGCTGTACAGAACGTCGCATCAGTTCTTGGTATTGAATTCAAGCCAATTGCACAGAAGAAGATACGTGATGTCCTTGTATGGGGAAAGAAGTGCACTGCATGCAGGCGTAAGTTCGATGAAGGTGAGGAATGCCCTGTTTGTGGGTCACCATTGAAAAAGGTCAGGAAAAGAAAACTATAA
- a CDS encoding ATPase domain-containing protein: MNLMRSEILGLDKILKGGFPKPSAILIAGPAGSGKTTIAMQSIFTASEKKEVCMYVTSLNEPIAMVNNFMSKLSFYNISLLSTGNMNYIPIGTETLDKGIYSFMWNLEESIEKIKPDRIVIDPITAIGSTLDKEAKRRFYYDLFLRMKKWDALVIATGEFTEEELMTSDLSHVSDGVIYLSDDEVNKRRVRHLEILKLRGQGYRTGKHPFTITDEGVILHNQELPEPDIPYSTTRVSTGLSGLDSMTEGGVFEGSTMLISGSCGTGKTTIGTQFIAEGANAGEKGMIVSFVESDKQTINNARSIGHDISGHISSGLVNVLYTKPSDLEAGEHAIKLRSMIKEMDIKRIFVDDIHVFSDLMTPFDAKDHIKLLADIFRSNGITSMFAQITDMNETIRDFNDYGMDSSVLLSLREEEGHTEKTISVIKMRGSAHDTGIRQFEVRSSGIDIILPSSQ; the protein is encoded by the coding sequence ATGAATCTGATGAGATCGGAGATACTGGGACTTGATAAGATCCTGAAGGGTGGATTCCCAAAACCTTCTGCCATACTTATCGCAGGTCCGGCCGGATCTGGAAAGACCACAATTGCAATGCAGTCTATTTTTACTGCTTCCGAGAAAAAGGAAGTATGCATGTATGTCACATCATTGAACGAACCTATTGCAATGGTCAACAACTTCATGTCAAAGCTCAGTTTTTACAATATATCCCTGCTGTCCACCGGCAATATGAACTACATACCTATCGGCACTGAGACACTTGACAAAGGCATCTATTCGTTCATGTGGAACCTCGAGGAATCCATCGAAAAGATAAAGCCGGATCGAATTGTCATTGACCCGATAACAGCTATTGGAAGCACACTTGACAAGGAAGCAAAACGCAGGTTCTATTATGATCTGTTCCTGCGCATGAAAAAATGGGATGCTCTGGTAATTGCCACCGGAGAGTTCACAGAAGAAGAACTTATGACAAGCGACCTTAGCCATGTTTCCGATGGTGTCATTTACCTCTCGGATGATGAAGTTAACAAACGCCGGGTGCGCCACCTTGAGATACTTAAGCTGAGAGGGCAGGGGTACAGGACCGGCAAACATCCATTTACAATAACAGATGAAGGCGTGATACTCCACAATCAGGAACTGCCTGAACCCGATATACCATATTCGACCACCCGCGTCTCAACAGGACTTTCCGGGCTTGACAGTATGACAGAAGGAGGGGTTTTCGAAGGTTCCACAATGCTCATATCCGGTAGCTGTGGCACCGGTAAAACAACCATCGGAACCCAGTTCATTGCAGAGGGAGCAAACGCCGGTGAAAAAGGCATGATCGTTTCCTTTGTCGAATCCGATAAACAGACGATCAACAATGCAAGGTCTATAGGACATGATATTAGTGGCCATATTTCCTCCGGACTCGTCAATGTCCTTTACACCAAGCCTTCAGACCTTGAAGCAGGAGAACATGCCATCAAACTCCGGTCAATGATAAAGGAAATGGATATAAAACGCATTTTTGTGGACGATATCCATGTTTTCAGCGACCTTATGACTCCTTTTGATGCGAAGGACCATATCAAGCTCCTTGCAGACATCTTCAGGTCCAACGGTATCACATCAATGTTTGCACAAATAACTGATATGAACGAAACGATACGGGATTTCAATGACTATGGAATGGATTCATCTGTCCTCCTTTCCCTTAGAGAAGAAGAAGGACATACCGAAAAGACGATCTCCGTTATCAAAATGCGTGGAAGTGCACACGATACCGGCATCCGGCAATTCGAGGTCAGAAGTTCCGGAATCGACATCATATTGCCATCCTCCCAGTGA
- a CDS encoding NAD+ synthase, with protein MELDSMDIENAKDIIVDFIGTKLGEAGISGAVVGISGGIDSALVAYLAVEALGAENVLGIHMPENATPGSEVNDAKEVAERLGIDFKIVNISDILATYKDTMPDISEATAPVDGNLKARIRMSVLYYYANMLGSVVMGTGNKTEILLGYFTKYGDGGVDLEPIGDLYKTEVREMSEMLDLPESILNKAPSAGLWEGQTDEEDLGVPYETIDKVLEPILAGEGQERVSARLGVPMKDITSLMKRLRLNMHKRTTPPIADLDELRED; from the coding sequence ATGGAACTTGATAGCATGGACATTGAAAATGCGAAGGACATTATTGTGGATTTTATCGGGACAAAGCTGGGTGAAGCAGGCATCTCCGGAGCTGTTGTAGGCATCAGCGGTGGCATCGATTCAGCACTGGTGGCATACCTTGCTGTTGAAGCGCTGGGTGCTGAGAATGTACTGGGCATCCATATGCCGGAGAACGCTACTCCCGGATCCGAAGTAAATGATGCAAAAGAGGTTGCAGAAAGGCTGGGTATCGACTTCAAGATCGTTAATATCTCTGACATCCTTGCTACTTACAAGGATACGATGCCTGACATTTCTGAAGCCACAGCTCCTGTTGATGGTAACCTGAAAGCAAGGATCAGGATGTCTGTACTTTACTACTATGCCAATATGCTTGGCAGTGTCGTCATGGGTACCGGCAACAAGACCGAGATCCTTCTGGGATACTTCACAAAATACGGCGATGGCGGTGTTGACCTTGAACCCATTGGTGACCTTTACAAAACCGAGGTCAGGGAAATGTCAGAAATGCTTGATCTGCCTGAAAGCATACTCAACAAGGCACCTTCTGCAGGATTGTGGGAAGGCCAGACCGATGAGGAAGACCTTGGTGTTCCCTACGAGACAATCGACAAGGTCCTTGAACCGATCCTTGCAGGTGAAGGTCAGGAACGTGTGAGTGCAAGACTTGGAGTTCCCATGAAAGACATAACTTCACTGATGAAGCGCTTAAGGCTCAATATGCATAAAAGGACAACCCCTCCTATAGCTGATCTCGATGAGCTTCGGGAAGACTGA